Proteins found in one uncultured Desulfuromonas sp. genomic segment:
- a CDS encoding PepSY-associated TM helix domain-containing protein — MMRRPFRFSGSPRGSCKRLPFIKFSQRTHTYLGLIFAAYFLLMALTGILLNHPELIRGLALPVALLPDSHTLRNGARMAVRDTVSDGDSLIVGGRAGVWYSPDRAEHFIPLMEGYPQDADDRDTLCLLHYRHQGRTHLLAGTRNGLFHYDFSGVWKNVALPQDDAAIVALIRRDNDLLLFTEQQCLISPMGTHFEFRPHPLLYAQADLPSTVPLIRWLLALHSGAVLGLPGRLFVDAAATILVFLCLSGLWLCPTSRRFLPPVPGIKLPFWWRNHLQLGIRSVLFLLLITLSGVVIRPPFSALIKDCRIARSSMIFHPDDSRRPRIDRVALSADHSEILIATRDGLFGGPADLHTPLRRQSVAAPISAMGVNVLYSLQDGRWIIGSFAGLYLWDEKQRCASALITPASRRPLVTALITHERRPVAFVDYRDGPRPCRLPDTDDTPQPIHFPVALGELSVPLRHILFELHNGRILRQWLGIWYTALIPLGGGLLCLVLTSGVYDWWSRTSTTKK; from the coding sequence ATGATGCGCCGACCGTTTCGATTTTCAGGAAGCCCTCGAGGCTCTTGCAAAAGGCTCCCTTTTATAAAATTTTCGCAAAGGACTCATACCTATCTCGGTTTGATCTTCGCCGCTTATTTTCTGCTGATGGCGTTGACCGGCATTCTGCTCAACCATCCTGAGCTGATCCGGGGGCTGGCACTGCCCGTCGCCCTGCTACCGGACAGCCATACCTTGCGTAACGGCGCACGCATGGCGGTTCGCGACACGGTGAGCGATGGCGACAGCTTGATCGTCGGTGGCCGCGCCGGCGTCTGGTACAGTCCGGACCGCGCAGAGCATTTTATTCCGCTGATGGAGGGCTACCCGCAAGATGCCGACGACCGAGATACCCTGTGTCTGCTCCATTACCGTCATCAGGGCCGAACGCATCTGCTCGCCGGAACCCGCAATGGTTTATTTCACTACGACTTTTCCGGCGTGTGGAAAAACGTGGCGCTACCGCAGGACGACGCGGCCATCGTCGCCCTGATCCGGCGCGACAACGACCTGTTGCTCTTCACCGAACAGCAGTGCCTGATTAGCCCGATGGGCACCCACTTTGAGTTTCGCCCCCACCCTTTGCTCTATGCGCAAGCCGATCTGCCGTCAACCGTACCCCTCATCCGCTGGCTGTTGGCCCTGCACAGCGGCGCCGTGCTCGGGCTGCCCGGTCGTCTATTTGTCGATGCAGCGGCGACTATTCTCGTCTTTCTATGCCTGTCCGGGCTGTGGCTGTGTCCCACCTCGCGGCGATTTCTGCCGCCTGTGCCCGGAATCAAGCTGCCGTTCTGGTGGCGTAACCATCTACAACTGGGGATACGCAGTGTCCTGTTTCTGCTGCTCATCACCCTTAGCGGCGTTGTGATCCGGCCACCCTTTTCCGCTCTGATCAAGGATTGTCGGATTGCGCGTTCCTCCATGATCTTTCACCCTGACGACTCTCGCCGACCACGCATTGATCGCGTCGCCCTCAGCGCGGATCACAGTGAAATTCTCATCGCCACCCGCGACGGTCTGTTCGGCGGCCCGGCAGACCTGCACACGCCCCTGCGCCGCCAAAGCGTTGCGGCTCCGATCAGCGCCATGGGGGTCAACGTGCTGTATTCACTGCAAGATGGACGTTGGATCATCGGCTCCTTCGCCGGTCTCTACCTGTGGGACGAAAAACAACGCTGCGCCAGCGCGCTGATCACCCCGGCAAGCCGTCGACCTCTTGTTACAGCGCTGATCACGCACGAGCGCCGTCCAGTCGCCTTTGTTGATTACCGCGACGGTCCGCGCCCCTGCCGACTTCCCGACACGGACGACACCCCGCAACCGATCCATTTCCCAGTAGCACTGGGCGAGCTGTCCGTGCCGTTGCGCCATATTCTTTTTGAACTCCACAACGGCCGCATTCTGCGCCAATGGCTGGGCATCTGGTACACGGCGCTCATTCCCCTCGGCGGCGGACTTTTGTGCCTCGTCCTTACCAGCGGCGTTTATGATTGGTGGTCACGCACATCCACCACAAAAAAATAG
- a CDS encoding DUF4198 domain-containing protein, whose amino-acid sequence MKKIHVITLTMLLCLGLSAPLSAHNLWLNATDFAPTLSGRAGAHSKIYFGFGHRFPVQDFLDKEKLREFRLTFPDGSQHDLDAEENGFLATPVVFKKAGGYIVSAATQTGFYTMFSDGDGRMHHKMAGMQGLSNVVLSLYYENYTKALIDVESSNEQAYATPVGHRIEIVPLENPYLKKAGDTLRLQVLFNGKPAPFCPLSATYLGFSSKDEYAFSTKTNSRGIAELRLLQPSQWIVLATLRKPADSDHQGQCLELKYTASLSFSLR is encoded by the coding sequence ATGAAAAAAATCCACGTCATTACCTTGACCATGTTGCTCTGCCTGGGGCTGTCCGCTCCGCTATCGGCTCACAATCTGTGGCTCAATGCCACCGATTTCGCCCCGACCCTATCCGGGAGGGCCGGCGCGCACAGCAAAATCTATTTCGGCTTCGGCCACCGCTTTCCGGTGCAGGATTTTCTCGACAAGGAAAAACTGCGCGAATTTCGTCTGACCTTTCCCGACGGCAGCCAGCACGACCTTGATGCGGAAGAAAACGGTTTTCTCGCGACGCCTGTGGTGTTTAAAAAGGCGGGAGGCTACATTGTCAGCGCGGCGACCCAAACCGGTTTCTACACCATGTTTTCGGACGGCGACGGTCGCATGCACCACAAAATGGCCGGCATGCAAGGTCTGAGCAATGTTGTTCTCAGCCTCTACTACGAAAACTACACCAAAGCACTCATCGACGTAGAGAGTTCGAATGAACAAGCCTACGCCACTCCAGTCGGCCACCGCATTGAAATCGTCCCGCTGGAAAATCCCTACCTGAAAAAAGCCGGAGACACCTTGCGGCTGCAGGTGTTGTTCAACGGCAAACCGGCCCCGTTTTGTCCGCTATCCGCCACGTATCTCGGCTTCTCCAGTAAGGATGAATACGCCTTCAGCACCAAGACTAACAGCCGGGGCATTGCTGAGCTGCGGTTGCTGCAGCCCAGCCAGTGGATTGTTCTGGCGACGCTACGTAAACCGGCCGACAGCGACCATCAGGGCCAGTGCCTGGAATTGAAATACACGGCCTCGCTGTCCTTTTCCCTGCGCTGA
- a CDS encoding TonB-dependent receptor: MRRHLMKTAMMLFAATTLCATQSIADEEDTMIVTATRTQTELENAPGAVTVIDRQMIEEAPARDLVDIIAETPGISLIGTGVGGRKTLSIRGADSRHTLILIDGRRIAASDAVIGHSNFENSWVPLEEIERIEVVRGPLSSLYGSEALGGVINIITKVPTDTWSGQVKLGGGVPEGDGGETINSGVAINGAVIPGRVAASVSAGYIHERAIPDEDNPAISEIEGREIYSFSPQIYLTPTKNHRIELFASIVNEERDYVSTSRNAKIDYTNELDKYTAGISWSGTTGPLESKIDLYRSQIDKVSIKEAAATGVKSKTPDKATNDVVNAQTSMQLGFNLFTLGGEWREESIEADSLDDIGGEESVTYKSAFAQDEITLFNDRLLLTPGLRYDHHEYFGSEVSPRLYALVKVTDRINLKAGYGHAFNAPTAKQTSPGYNASSGPHSFIGNPDVKPETSDSYEVGVEYFGSTVTARAFYFYNEIDDLIGYDLVSYDPMTSRMTFTPDNVDKARIQGVETELELRLPHNLELVTSYNYLDAEDAENDIPLAGRPEHLVNVRLRHHLERFGLSSVLRYQYTGEQHYEDDDGNMERVTGYSLLAFSITKELTSFLSLQLGVENLGDVRLADKSEYIPYSERGRYVYATLKGTLSP; the protein is encoded by the coding sequence ATGAGACGTCATCTCATGAAGACAGCCATGATGCTTTTCGCCGCGACAACCCTATGTGCTACGCAGAGCATTGCCGACGAAGAGGACACCATGATCGTCACCGCAACACGCACGCAAACCGAACTGGAAAACGCCCCCGGCGCAGTCACGGTGATTGACCGGCAGATGATCGAGGAGGCGCCCGCGCGCGATCTGGTCGACATTATCGCTGAGACGCCCGGCATCTCGCTCATCGGAACCGGTGTCGGCGGACGCAAAACCCTCTCCATCCGTGGCGCCGACAGTCGCCATACCCTGATTCTCATCGATGGCCGCCGCATTGCCGCCAGCGACGCAGTGATAGGGCACTCCAACTTTGAAAACAGCTGGGTTCCCCTGGAAGAGATCGAACGAATCGAGGTGGTACGCGGCCCGTTGTCGTCCTTGTACGGATCGGAAGCATTGGGTGGCGTCATCAACATCATCACCAAGGTCCCGACGGACACCTGGAGCGGCCAGGTCAAGCTGGGCGGCGGTGTTCCCGAGGGCGACGGCGGTGAAACCATCAACAGCGGCGTGGCAATTAACGGCGCGGTGATTCCCGGTCGTGTCGCCGCCTCCGTGTCTGCGGGCTATATCCACGAACGGGCGATTCCTGATGAGGACAACCCGGCCATTTCTGAAATCGAGGGGCGTGAAATCTACAGTTTCAGCCCCCAAATTTACCTCACACCGACTAAAAATCATCGCATCGAGCTGTTCGCCAGTATTGTTAACGAGGAACGCGACTACGTCAGCACCAGCCGCAACGCCAAAATCGACTATACCAATGAACTGGACAAATACACCGCCGGGATCAGCTGGAGCGGCACCACCGGCCCCCTGGAATCAAAAATTGATCTCTACCGCTCACAGATCGACAAGGTGAGTATCAAAGAGGCCGCCGCCACTGGCGTGAAAAGCAAAACACCGGATAAAGCGACCAACGATGTGGTGAATGCCCAGACGTCCATGCAACTCGGCTTTAACCTGTTTACCTTGGGCGGTGAGTGGCGCGAGGAATCCATCGAAGCCGATTCCCTCGACGATATCGGCGGCGAGGAGTCCGTCACCTACAAGTCGGCATTCGCTCAGGATGAGATAACCCTGTTCAACGACCGTCTGCTGCTCACGCCGGGCCTGCGTTACGACCATCACGAATACTTCGGCTCCGAGGTCTCGCCACGCCTTTACGCTCTGGTGAAAGTGACCGACAGAATCAACCTCAAAGCGGGCTACGGTCATGCGTTCAACGCACCGACCGCCAAGCAGACATCGCCGGGCTACAACGCCAGTAGCGGCCCACACAGCTTTATCGGCAACCCGGACGTCAAGCCCGAAACATCCGACAGTTACGAGGTGGGCGTAGAATATTTCGGCTCCACCGTGACCGCCCGCGCCTTTTATTTCTATAACGAAATCGACGATCTCATCGGCTACGACCTGGTCAGTTACGATCCGATGACCAGTCGCATGACCTTCACTCCGGACAATGTCGATAAGGCCCGTATTCAGGGGGTGGAAACCGAACTTGAGCTTCGCCTGCCCCACAATCTGGAGCTGGTGACCAGCTACAACTACCTCGATGCGGAGGATGCGGAAAACGACATTCCCCTGGCCGGTCGTCCCGAGCATCTTGTCAACGTCAGGTTGCGCCATCATCTGGAGCGATTCGGTCTGAGCAGCGTGCTGCGGTATCAATACACCGGCGAACAGCACTATGAAGACGACGACGGCAACATGGAGCGGGTAACCGGCTACTCGCTGTTGGCCTTTTCAATCACGAAAGAACTCACCTCGTTTCTCAGCCTGCAACTGGGGGTAGAAAACCTCGGCGATGTGCGGCTTGCAGATAAATCGGAATACATCCCCTACAGTGAACGGGGCCGTTATGTTTACGCCACCTTGAAAGGAACCTTGTCACCATGA
- a CDS encoding efflux RND transporter permease subunit, protein MNDQFRSPGEERGAIAWMAGNSVASNLLMLILMIGGLLIATQIKQEVFPEFDTDIVTVTVPYPGASPEEVEQGIILAIEEAVQGLDGVDEVTSSAREGVGVVTVELLLGADLQKLASDIESEVDRISTFPDDAEEPEVEILSRKRDVVSIVVYGDQSEIVLRNVAEQLRDFLLQDKNITQVELEDVPDLEISIEIPQQTLRRYGLTTGEVASRLAAGSIDLPGGGIKTDAGEVLVRMKERRDTAQQFASLPVVSNNDGSIVRLGEMATIKDGFEDTDYRAEYNGKPALMIEIYRIGEQTPIDVANAVFAQMEAFDEHLPPGIKLAAVKDRSEVFKQRADLLSRNAFLGLALVLVLLSIFLEARLAFWVTMGIPISFLGAFLMMAMTGVSINMVSMFAFIIALGIVVDDAIVVGENIYKFRQQGLPFVQAAIAGVREVAVPVTFSVLTNIVAFMPLYFIPGTMGKIMMTIPVVVISVFAISLVESLFVLPAHLGHLNDRHKRKGPMAWLHERQQRFSAFFTRMIEKYYGPFLDKVLHTRYITIAIAVAVLLVTIAYVKSGRMGMSMFPKIESDYAQASVTLPYGAPIERTEQIARQIMSAADEIIAENGGDQLAVGTFSQLGRSGSHQARIRVYLTDAEIRPMSTDQFTKLWRQRSGEFVGVESISFSSDSGGPGSGAALTMELSHRDLSVLENASEELAAALESYSQVKDIDDGFAPGKQQLDFTLKPAARSLGLTASEVARQVRNAYDGADVLKQQRGRNEITIVVRLPKKERISEYNLEQMILRNSEGIEIPLLDAVEIKRGRAYITIDRRSGRRIVTVTADVTPRPQAGQVIAALEEETIPNLLNRYAGLSLSYEGRQADMEESFQGLVSGLLLALLLIYLLLAIPFRSYIQPAIIMVSIPFGMVGATLGHLAMGYSLSIMSLLGVVALSGVVVNDSLVLIDFANRRHHGGESAHDAVLAAGMQRFRPIMLTTLTTFFGLAPMIFETSRQARFLIPMAISLGFGILFATLIALILVPVLYMVVEDIRAHWKETHPVD, encoded by the coding sequence ATGAACGACCAGTTTCGTAGCCCCGGTGAAGAACGGGGGGCCATTGCCTGGATGGCGGGCAATTCGGTGGCGTCCAACCTGCTGATGTTGATCCTGATGATCGGTGGCCTGCTCATTGCCACCCAGATCAAGCAGGAGGTGTTTCCCGAGTTTGACACCGATATCGTCACAGTGACCGTGCCTTACCCTGGTGCCAGCCCCGAAGAGGTGGAACAGGGGATCATCCTCGCCATTGAAGAGGCGGTACAGGGCCTCGACGGTGTGGATGAGGTCACCTCCAGCGCCAGGGAAGGTGTTGGTGTCGTCACCGTCGAGCTGCTGCTCGGTGCCGATCTGCAAAAACTGGCCAGCGACATCGAAAGTGAAGTGGATCGCATCAGTACCTTTCCCGACGACGCCGAAGAGCCGGAAGTGGAGATTTTAAGCCGCAAACGCGACGTGGTATCAATCGTCGTATACGGCGACCAGAGCGAAATCGTTCTGCGCAATGTGGCCGAACAGTTGCGCGACTTCCTGTTGCAGGATAAAAACATCACCCAGGTGGAGCTGGAGGACGTGCCTGATCTGGAGATCTCCATTGAGATCCCCCAGCAAACCCTGCGTCGCTACGGCCTGACCACCGGTGAAGTGGCCAGCCGCCTCGCCGCCGGTTCCATCGATCTTCCCGGCGGCGGCATCAAAACCGACGCTGGCGAAGTGCTGGTCCGCATGAAGGAGCGACGCGATACGGCGCAGCAATTTGCCAGCTTGCCGGTGGTCAGCAATAACGACGGCAGCATTGTCCGGCTCGGCGAGATGGCCACCATCAAGGACGGCTTTGAAGACACCGATTATCGCGCGGAGTACAACGGCAAACCCGCCCTGATGATCGAGATCTACCGCATTGGAGAACAGACCCCTATCGACGTTGCCAATGCCGTATTTGCCCAGATGGAGGCATTTGACGAGCACCTGCCGCCCGGCATTAAGCTGGCAGCGGTCAAGGACCGTTCTGAGGTCTTTAAACAACGGGCGGATTTGTTATCGCGCAACGCGTTTCTCGGTCTGGCGCTGGTGCTGGTGCTGCTGAGTATTTTCCTCGAAGCGCGATTGGCCTTCTGGGTCACCATGGGCATTCCGATTTCGTTTCTCGGCGCCTTTCTGATGATGGCCATGACCGGAGTCAGCATCAATATGGTGTCGATGTTTGCGTTTATTATCGCGCTCGGTATCGTGGTTGATGACGCCATTGTCGTCGGTGAAAACATCTATAAATTCCGCCAGCAGGGCTTGCCCTTTGTCCAGGCGGCGATCGCCGGGGTGCGTGAAGTGGCCGTGCCGGTCACCTTCAGCGTGTTGACCAACATTGTGGCGTTCATGCCGCTGTACTTTATTCCCGGCACCATGGGCAAGATCATGATGACCATCCCGGTGGTGGTTATCAGCGTCTTTGCCATCTCTCTGGTCGAGTCGCTGTTTGTGCTGCCGGCCCACCTTGGCCACCTTAATGATCGCCACAAGCGCAAAGGTCCGATGGCTTGGCTGCATGAGCGACAGCAGCGTTTCAGCGCCTTTTTCACCCGAATGATTGAGAAATACTACGGCCCGTTCCTCGACAAGGTGCTGCACACCCGCTATATCACTATCGCCATTGCCGTGGCTGTGCTGCTGGTCACCATTGCTTATGTCAAGAGCGGCCGGATGGGCATGAGCATGTTTCCGAAAATCGAGTCGGATTATGCCCAGGCGTCCGTCACCCTGCCCTACGGTGCGCCCATAGAGCGCACGGAACAGATCGCCCGCCAGATCATGTCTGCGGCGGATGAAATCATTGCTGAAAACGGCGGGGACCAACTGGCCGTCGGCACGTTCAGCCAGCTTGGCCGCAGCGGCAGCCACCAGGCACGCATCCGCGTCTATCTCACCGATGCTGAAATCCGTCCCATGTCGACGGATCAATTCACCAAGCTGTGGCGTCAGCGCAGCGGTGAATTTGTCGGCGTCGAATCGATCAGCTTCTCCTCCGATTCAGGCGGTCCCGGCTCCGGAGCCGCGCTAACCATGGAACTGAGCCATCGTGACCTGTCGGTGCTTGAAAACGCCAGCGAGGAGCTGGCCGCGGCATTGGAAAGCTACAGCCAGGTCAAAGATATTGACGACGGTTTTGCCCCAGGCAAACAGCAACTCGATTTCACCCTGAAACCGGCGGCGCGCAGTCTCGGCCTCACCGCTTCTGAGGTGGCCCGGCAAGTGCGCAACGCCTATGACGGCGCGGATGTCCTCAAACAGCAACGCGGGCGCAACGAGATCACCATTGTCGTGCGCTTGCCTAAAAAAGAGCGCATCTCTGAATACAATTTGGAGCAGATGATCCTACGCAACAGTGAGGGCATTGAAATTCCGCTACTCGATGCTGTCGAGATCAAACGCGGTCGCGCTTACATCACCATTGACCGTCGCAGCGGTCGACGCATTGTCACTGTCACCGCCGATGTCACGCCACGCCCCCAGGCCGGTCAGGTCATTGCCGCTCTGGAAGAGGAGACCATCCCCAACCTGCTCAATCGCTATGCCGGGCTGAGCCTGTCGTACGAGGGTCGTCAGGCCGACATGGAGGAGAGCTTTCAGGGGCTGGTGTCCGGTCTGCTGCTGGCGCTGTTGTTGATCTATCTGCTGCTGGCCATTCCGTTCCGCAGTTATATCCAACCCGCCATTATCATGGTCAGCATTCCGTTCGGCATGGTCGGTGCTACCCTTGGCCATCTTGCCATGGGCTACAGTCTCAGTATCATGAGTCTGCTCGGTGTTGTCGCGCTGTCCGGCGTGGTGGTCAACGATTCGCTGGTCTTGATCGATTTTGCCAACCGTCGCCACCACGGTGGAGAAAGTGCGCATGATGCCGTGCTCGCTGCCGGAATGCAGCGCTTCCGACCGATTATGCTCACGACGCTGACCACGTTCTTCGGCCTGGCACCGATGATTTTTGAGACATCACGTCAGGCACGCTTCCTGATTCCCATGGCGATCTCGCTGGGGTTCGGGATTTTGTTTGCCACCCTGATCGCCCTGATCCTAGTGCCGGTGTTGTATATGGTGGTCGAGGATATTCGCGCCCATTGGAAAGAGACGCACCCGGTGGACTAA
- a CDS encoding efflux RND transporter periplasmic adaptor subunit has translation MDNMPDHHAASTPTPRKRVWLRVLIIVVILAASFFAASYLIKTAPKAAKKAKVKKPVLVSVMPAKPQAHQVTITAAGQVVASRKVDLQAQVSGQVIRLNDNFDLGKRLAKGQELLALDPVDYEVALAEQQAALADARYALSIEEGLQEVARREWQLFEQEHSGQTNLPPALALREPHLKKAEAKVRAAEAGVDKARIDLQRTIITTPFDALVIDKAVDLGSQLSSQSTVATLVATDEFWVELSVPMQALAWIEIPDYNATQGSHVKISTAAGNRTGTILRLLADLETQGRMARLLVRISDPLDLGHPVAQRTPLLLGDYVEVTILGRTLAEATKVPRQIIHDNRHLWLAKDKKLHIRPVEIAWRDKEYFYLTSGVSAGELIVTSDLAAPVEGLSLRLDRPKAQTSGDEAGR, from the coding sequence ATGGACAACATGCCGGATCACCATGCTGCTTCCACACCCACGCCGCGCAAGCGGGTATGGTTGCGCGTTCTGATTATCGTTGTCATTCTGGCAGCGAGCTTTTTTGCGGCCAGCTATCTGATTAAAACCGCGCCCAAAGCTGCAAAGAAGGCCAAAGTCAAAAAACCGGTACTGGTTTCCGTAATGCCTGCCAAACCACAGGCACATCAGGTGACCATTACCGCCGCCGGACAGGTAGTCGCTTCGCGGAAGGTCGACCTTCAGGCGCAAGTCTCCGGACAAGTGATTCGCCTCAATGACAATTTCGATCTCGGCAAACGGCTCGCCAAAGGGCAGGAATTGCTGGCCCTCGACCCGGTCGACTACGAGGTTGCCCTGGCCGAACAGCAAGCGGCCCTGGCCGATGCTCGCTATGCCTTATCCATTGAAGAGGGGCTGCAGGAAGTGGCCCGCCGCGAATGGCAACTGTTCGAGCAGGAGCACAGTGGGCAGACGAACCTCCCTCCTGCACTGGCCCTGCGTGAGCCCCACCTGAAAAAAGCTGAGGCCAAGGTGCGCGCCGCCGAAGCCGGCGTTGATAAAGCGCGCATTGATCTGCAACGCACCATCATCACCACGCCGTTTGATGCTCTGGTGATTGATAAAGCTGTTGATCTCGGCAGCCAGCTCAGCAGCCAATCCACGGTTGCCACTCTGGTCGCCACCGACGAATTCTGGGTGGAACTGTCCGTGCCGATGCAGGCTCTGGCATGGATTGAGATCCCCGACTACAACGCGACACAAGGCTCTCACGTGAAAATCAGCACGGCTGCCGGCAACCGCACAGGAACCATTCTGCGGCTGCTCGCCGATTTGGAAACCCAGGGCCGAATGGCACGGCTGCTGGTACGCATTAGTGACCCGCTTGATCTGGGCCATCCGGTCGCCCAACGCACCCCGTTGCTACTTGGCGATTATGTTGAGGTGACCATTCTTGGCCGTACCCTCGCTGAAGCCACCAAGGTGCCACGCCAGATAATCCACGATAACCGCCATCTGTGGCTGGCCAAAGACAAAAAACTGCATATTCGCCCGGTTGAAATCGCCTGGCGCGATAAGGAATACTTTTATCTGACCTCCGGCGTTTCTGCCGGCGAACTGATTGTTACCAGCGATCTGGCTGCTCCGGTCGAGGGTCTGTCGTTGCGCCTTGATCGGCCGAAGGCCCAAACCAGCGGTGACGAGGCCGGCCGATGA
- a CDS encoding TolC family protein → MRTCSTSLLIALALLACTMLSSCSPFAPQQREPQPKSLPTTYTLYPPTAPHQEIPWWQQLGGDELDQLMTTAFSGNFTLRQAWSRVEQARATSIITGSDLWPSLDYNGNASHQHQYKGDQRTRTESFALGLVGSYEIDLWGRIRSQTAAQRREQQATEEDWRTARITLSSEIAVNWLNSVALQQQYTIIERQIKTATNIVELTQLRYLEGQATRSDLVERQQELHQFEQSRLELEQNLSQYRYDLCLLSGLAPGADIQVNQQQLPALTPLPPVGVPADLLAYRPDVRAAGLRLNKGDWLVAAARADRLPAMRLSADAGYSSTRFADLFDNWLANLAASVTGPIFDAGSRRAKVTRARAEADELLAAYEETVITAVNEVESALLDERKISEQLAAVDQQIERRRQSLDNAYIRYLNGDDDYLSYLIVKLSVDTLQRERVQKQRDKLLARVALHRALGGTTTNSQYRLQ, encoded by the coding sequence ATGAGAACGTGTTCAACATCCCTACTGATCGCTTTGGCTTTGCTCGCCTGCACCATGCTGAGCAGCTGTAGTCCGTTCGCGCCGCAACAACGTGAACCACAGCCCAAGTCTCTGCCGACCACATATACTCTTTATCCGCCGACAGCGCCACATCAAGAAATTCCCTGGTGGCAACAGCTCGGCGGCGATGAACTGGATCAGCTGATGACCACCGCGTTCAGCGGCAATTTCACCCTGCGCCAGGCGTGGTCGCGCGTTGAACAGGCGCGCGCCACCTCCATCATCACCGGCAGCGATCTGTGGCCAAGCCTCGACTATAACGGCAATGCCAGCCATCAACACCAGTATAAAGGCGATCAGCGCACCCGTACGGAAAGCTTCGCCCTGGGGCTGGTCGGCAGCTACGAAATCGACCTGTGGGGACGTATCCGTTCGCAAACAGCCGCCCAGCGTCGTGAGCAGCAGGCCACAGAAGAGGATTGGCGCACCGCCCGCATCACCCTGAGCAGTGAGATTGCCGTCAACTGGCTCAACAGCGTGGCCCTGCAACAGCAATACACCATTATTGAACGTCAGATCAAAACAGCAACCAACATCGTTGAACTGACCCAACTGCGCTACCTCGAAGGCCAGGCAACCCGCAGCGACCTGGTGGAACGCCAACAGGAACTTCACCAGTTTGAGCAAAGCCGCCTGGAACTGGAACAGAATCTAAGCCAATATCGTTACGATTTGTGTCTGCTCAGCGGATTGGCTCCCGGCGCTGATATCCAGGTAAACCAGCAACAACTCCCGGCGCTGACGCCCTTACCTCCTGTGGGCGTTCCTGCCGACCTTCTGGCTTATCGGCCTGATGTGCGTGCCGCAGGACTGCGCCTTAACAAAGGTGACTGGCTGGTTGCCGCCGCCCGCGCCGACCGCCTGCCGGCGATGAGGCTCAGCGCCGATGCCGGTTACAGCAGCACCCGGTTCGCCGATTTGTTTGACAACTGGCTGGCCAACCTTGCCGCCAGTGTCACCGGACCTATTTTCGATGCCGGATCGCGCCGTGCCAAAGTAACCCGCGCTCGCGCCGAAGCCGACGAGTTGCTCGCGGCCTACGAAGAGACGGTGATCACCGCGGTCAACGAAGTGGAGAGCGCCCTGCTTGATGAGCGCAAAATCAGCGAACAGCTCGCTGCCGTCGATCAACAGATTGAACGCCGCCGCCAGTCGCTGGACAATGCCTATATTCGCTATCTGAACGGCGATGACGACTATCTCTCCTACCTGATCGTCAAATTGTCCGTAGATACCCTGCAACGCGAACGGGTGCAGAAACAACGCGACAAACTACTGGCCCGCGTTGCCCTGCATCGGGCACTCGGCGGCACAACCACAAACAGTCAATACCGGTTGCAATAG
- a CDS encoding response regulator transcription factor encodes MEKILIIDDDSELCELLTDYLTTEGLQVSCVHNGSDGARQAVEHYDLVILDVMLPGMNGFDVLRQVRQSSEVPVVMLTARGEDIDRIVGLELGADDYLPKPFNPRELVARIRAIQRRTDNRNQMDAPLRVGDLSLDPGGRQVRCHDTEIVLTSVEFSLLHMLLSHAGQVVSREDMVSQVLGRHLSPYDRSIDVHISSVRKKLGQTPSGRERIKTIRGVGYQYVATGCD; translated from the coding sequence ATGGAAAAAATTCTGATCATCGATGACGATAGTGAGCTGTGTGAATTGCTCACAGATTACCTGACGACCGAAGGGTTGCAGGTGAGTTGTGTCCATAATGGCAGCGATGGTGCTCGCCAGGCTGTGGAGCATTACGACCTGGTGATTCTTGATGTCATGCTACCGGGGATGAACGGCTTTGATGTGCTGCGGCAGGTGCGTCAAAGTAGCGAAGTGCCGGTGGTGATGCTCACCGCTCGGGGGGAAGATATTGATCGGATTGTCGGGTTGGAACTGGGGGCGGATGATTACCTGCCAAAACCTTTTAACCCGAGGGAGCTGGTGGCGCGAATTCGCGCTATTCAGCGTCGTACCGACAATCGCAATCAGATGGACGCCCCGTTGCGGGTCGGTGATCTGTCGCTCGATCCGGGGGGACGACAGGTGCGCTGTCATGACACCGAGATCGTGTTAACCTCTGTCGAGTTTTCTCTGTTGCACATGCTGTTGAGTCATGCCGGCCAGGTGGTCAGTCGCGAGGATATGGTCAGCCAAGTACTTGGTCGTCATCTGTCGCCTTATGATCGCAGTATCGATGTTCATATCAGCAGTGTGCGCAAAAAACTCGGCCAGACTCCGTCCGGTCGCGAGCGGATCAAGACGATTCGCGGTGTCGGATATCAATATGTCGCCACCGGTTGCGATTAA